A genomic region of Rhodohalobacter sp. 614A contains the following coding sequences:
- the menE gene encoding o-succinylbenzoate--CoA ligase translates to MNRSNYNVPQFELPAGRLTFLSTENENYTYQNLYGFSTQIQHQLNEIDTGDSKPILIISDSTPETVFLMAACFLLKIPILPLHPETSSNELEKILEQIQPAAIFSQNYEVANHLSDIPNLTIEKEMLQVTEGSDTTLFSFEEPEEIAGYFLTSGATGTAKIVPAKRRQILFASSSSAKNFKPHNNKYWLLCLPLNHVGGINVIYRSLLYHSAVYLMSTFDVPKIRELLNHKENFEVASMVPTMLVQLMEDSFFRVHFNFKAILLGGGPISMDLINQSLTRGLPIVCSYGMTETCAQIAANPMLQPSGMYIPKKSVGAIFEPNEIEIRNDNQQSLPYNESGHIWLKGPQIFDGYLDESINEDFFDEKGWFYTGDYGHINRKGQLFIENRRTDLIITGGENVNPVEIEEILNSFKSIRESAVVGIPDKKWGQKVTAFLVLENGNGDLDKKEIEQGLKESLRGFKIPKEFIIIDKLPKTATYKIKRTKLIELYKRSQN, encoded by the coding sequence ATGAACAGGAGCAATTACAATGTTCCGCAATTTGAGTTACCTGCCGGCCGCCTAACATTTCTATCGACCGAGAATGAAAATTATACTTATCAAAATCTGTATGGGTTTTCTACCCAAATCCAGCATCAATTAAATGAGATAGATACCGGCGATTCCAAACCGATTTTAATCATTTCCGACAGCACACCAGAAACCGTTTTTCTGATGGCTGCCTGTTTCTTGTTGAAGATACCCATCCTTCCCCTTCACCCGGAAACCAGCAGCAATGAATTGGAAAAAATCCTGGAACAGATTCAGCCCGCAGCCATCTTTTCACAGAACTACGAGGTTGCCAATCACCTTTCAGACATTCCAAATCTGACCATAGAAAAGGAGATGCTTCAAGTAACGGAAGGCTCTGATACAACGCTTTTTTCTTTTGAGGAGCCCGAAGAGATTGCTGGGTATTTCCTTACATCCGGGGCAACGGGAACGGCTAAAATTGTTCCGGCAAAACGACGGCAAATCTTATTTGCGTCTTCTTCATCTGCTAAAAATTTCAAACCACACAACAATAAATACTGGCTGCTTTGTCTGCCGCTTAATCATGTGGGGGGAATTAATGTGATTTACAGATCGCTCCTTTATCATTCTGCAGTTTACCTGATGTCTACTTTTGATGTGCCGAAAATTCGTGAACTGTTGAATCATAAAGAGAATTTTGAGGTAGCCTCTATGGTACCCACGATGCTTGTCCAGTTGATGGAGGATTCCTTTTTCAGAGTCCATTTCAATTTCAAAGCAATTTTGCTTGGCGGCGGCCCCATTTCCATGGATTTGATCAACCAGTCACTCACACGGGGACTCCCGATTGTTTGCAGTTACGGAATGACGGAAACATGCGCACAGATTGCAGCTAACCCGATGCTTCAGCCGAGCGGAATGTATATTCCCAAGAAAAGCGTGGGAGCTATTTTTGAACCCAATGAAATTGAGATCCGGAATGACAACCAACAATCACTGCCCTACAATGAATCAGGCCACATCTGGCTAAAAGGCCCTCAAATCTTTGACGGTTATTTAGACGAATCGATCAACGAAGATTTTTTTGATGAGAAAGGCTGGTTTTATACCGGTGATTATGGACATATCAACCGGAAAGGACAATTGTTTATTGAGAACCGGCGCACGGACCTGATTATTACCGGCGGCGAAAATGTAAATCCTGTGGAAATTGAAGAGATCTTAAACTCTTTCAAAAGTATCAGAGAGTCTGCCGTTGTGGGAATTCCCGATAAAAAATGGGGACAAAAAGTAACGGCATTCCTGGTTCTCGAAAATGGAAATGGTGACCTGGATAAAAAGGAAATTGAGCAGGGTTTAAAAGAATCACTCCGGGGATTTAAAATCCCGAAAGAGTTCATCATTATTGATAAACTTCCAAAAACGGCCACTTATAAAATCAAGCGAACGAAATTAATCGAACTCTACAAAAGATCGCAGAATTAA